Genomic DNA from Nonomuraea rubra:
CGGGCAGAGCCGGCACGGTGAACCCGAGCTCCCGCAGGCGTTGGGCGATCGCCTCGCGCGGCCGTCCCAGTCGTTGCGCGGTGGTGACCAGGTGTCCCAGCGGCACGACGGAGTCGCCCAGCCAGGGCCATTCGCCCGTGAGATCCCGGCTGGTGATCAGCCGGTCCCCGGACCTGGGCTTGCCCAGATCCAGCGAGGCGGGCGAGACCAGGTACCCGAGCTGCGCGAGCCGCCGCCCGGCCTGGCCGATCGAACCGCCCAGCTTCTCGGCCGCGGCCACCAGATGGCCGAGTGGCACAGGAACGGGCCGACCGCTCTCATCCCACTGACGCAGGGAGTAAGGGGACTCGGCCATGAGATCACGCATGACGAGCAAGTGATCGTTCGGCTGGGTCTCGCCCGCGTCACACAGCGCTTCTGGCACCTCGAAGCCCAACCGGGAAAGGCGTCCTGCCAGCTCGCCAACCGGGCGGTGCACCTTTCGCGCGATGTCGATCACGTCCGTGGACCGCAGCCGCTCCTCCATCACCCGCCATGGCGGCTCGCCGTTGAGCCATGCGCTCACGATGACGAGATCGCGACGGTCCGCCTCGCCGATCGTGTCCGGCACCTGGAACCCGAGAGCGGTCAACCGCTCGGCCACGCCTTCGATGCTGTGCCCGAGCCGTTCCGCAGCGAACAGCACGTGTCCGATCGGGACAGCCCGCGTGCCGGAGATCATCGGGGCACAACCATCCAGATTGCGGCTCATCAATACCTGGTGCTGCGGCTCCACCTGGCCTCTCTTCCGCAGGTCGTCCGGCACGACGTAACCGAACTCCGTCAGGCGCTGCGCAACAACCGCCACCTCCCGCCTCAGTTGGGCAGCGGCGGCCAGCACGTGTCCCGCGGCCACCGGTTCGGGACGGCCGAGGCCGTCGTATGGCCGTAGCCAGGGGAGGGTGCCGTCGAGGTCCTGACTGACGATGATGCGGTCGGCGGGTTCGGCGGCTCCGAGCCTGCTCAAGGGGGCGGGCACGGCGAATCCCAGCGCCGTCAACCGATCAGCCACCACTCTGATGGGCTGGCCGAACTGAGCCGCCGCCGCCACCACATGCCCGATTGCGACGGGAAGCAGGCGGCCAGCCTCGTCATGTGCGCGAATCCACAGGCGCACCCCGTTCAGGTTGGTGCTGAGCAGCATCAGGTCGGTCGGTTCAGGATCGCCCACCTCGAGCAGCGCCGAGGGGACCTGGAAGCCCAGCGCCTGAAGACGCCGGGCCATGTCGCCGATCGTGTATCCCGTCCGTATCGCCACCGACACGATGTGGTGGGCGGGGACGGGGTCGTCCACAGGCAGCCAACTGTGCCTGCGACCTCGGACGGTGTTCAGACTCATCGGGTGCGTGTCGAGGAGGATGGCATCGGAAGGACGCGCGCGCTCGCCTGCGGCGGGGCGATCGGAACTCAGGCTCGCCAGGCGCCACTCCATCAGGTGATCGGTCAGCGGCTCCGCTCCACGTCTTTCCCGCCGGTTCGCCAGCCGCTGCGTGAAATAGTCCCCGCGACGGTAGGAGTCGACGGGCCGCACAAGATGGCGATCAGGGCTCAGCAGGCCGGCCTTGCGGAAGTCCAGGCTTCTTCCGTTGAGCGACAGAGGCCGCTCCTCCGCCATCACGGTCTCGAAGATCAGATCGGCGACGACCGGCTGATTCTCCACGAACTCGCAAAGCCAGTCGAAGCTCGCCAGAGGCCCGTCCGGCTCCGAGAAGACGTGTACCGCGTCCGACAGGACCTGCGTGACGATCTTCATGTTCCGCGGGGAGTTGAGCAGAAATTTCCGGTCGACGGACAGCTCCGGCATGTTCTCGCCCGTCAGGTTGACGATCACCCCGAAGCTCATGCTCTGGGTTTTCAGCCCGTCGGCCAGCTCGGCCCCCTGACCATCGCACCACCAGACGGGCATCCCGGGCACGGGATGGCGATTGCCCTTGAAGTGCCGCTCCTGCAACACGTTCGGAAGCCAGACCTCCACGTTGACACTGTCCACGGCTTCGACTCGGAACTCGGAAAACCAGAGGATGAGGCGCAACGTGTCCGTACAGGAAACCGGGCTCTTGTCCCCCGCGGTGCGCAGATGCAGCCGCACGACCGTACCGGCGTCCGTCCCCGGCCCTTGGTCCTGGATGTGGAACAACGTCCCCGGCCCTGCGATGGACACCCGCAACCGCCGCCCCGGCGTGCCGTCCCTGCCGAGCCGGCACGTCGTCACCGTGATCTCGTCCGCCAGCATGAAGTAGCTGAGCACCCCGATGCCGAATTGGCTGTTCGGATAGAGCTTCACCGGCGGATCCAGCGCCTCCCACTCCGCCTGCTCCTCCAGGAACTCCGGCAGCTCCGCGAACCGGGCGCCGGCCTGCGCGAAGACGTCACGCAGTTCCCTGACCCCCATGCCGATGCCGTTGTCCGCGCAGTCGATGTACGGCCGTCCCTGGTCGTCGATCCCCTGCGTGAACCGGATGTGTCCCTCCCATGCGGGCAGTTCGGCACCCGTACGCCGCAGGTATTCGGTGCGGGCCTTGCGATACCGGCAGGCGTCGAGCGCGTTCTGGTAGATCTCCCTGATGGCGAGATCCTCGTCGCCGTAGAGCTGCTCGCCCATCAGCAGCTCCTGCACGCGCTCCTCGTCGAGCACGAACCGGATGCCGGCCGACGTGTACGCCGTGCCACCGTCGTTCTCCGCGGCCCGTACCTGGTCCGCGTCCGCGTGCCCGGGAAGCCCGGCGAGCGGCGCGAGCGACGGGTCCTCGGACGTCCTGATGTCCGTGAGCAGCCGATCCACGTTGCCCACATGGTCGCGCAGTGCCACTTCCACGGCCGGATGCGAGCACGCCGCCCTGAGCACCCGGCCGGCGCCCCGCGGCTCCCAGCGGGCCTCGTCGATCGAGCGGAGCACGTCCACCGGGACCACGGGCTTCGCGATGCCGACATGATCGACGATCACGCTGCTCAGGCGCGTGGTCTCGATCGCCATGCGGTGGGCCACGATCACCAGATGGCCGACCATCCGCTCGCGTAGCTCCTGCTCCCCGAGCAGGCCGGGCGCGATGACGACGGAGGCGGACAGCCCCTTGGGCCGGTCGGTCCGCGCGATGAATCCGGCGTCGGCGTACAGCAGCCGCATCATCTCGCTCAGCCGCCCGGGTTCCAGTACCTCCCCGAACAGTCTTCCCGTGCTCCCCTGCCCCGCGAGCAGGGCGCCGATGGCCTGCGGATCGTAGGCGCCGGCCCGGCCGGTGATCCACCTGTGCAGCAGCCACCAGCCGATCTCCGCGCCGGTCCGCTGGCCCGCGGCCAGCCCGCGTCGTAGCAGTCGTGGATGTTTGCGCACGTACGCCTCGAACGCCTCGCGCTCCGGTGTGGGCATGGTGACGGCGGCCAGTCCGGCTGGGCGGACCACGCTCGCGGCAGCGGCCGTGCCCGCCCAGTAGGCGTCGTGGATGAAGGGCAGGGCGACCACGAGCGCCGCCTCGGCCGGGGAGAGCCGCAGGTCGTTCAGGAGCGATCCGAGCAGGAAACTCGTCCGCTCCGCCATGCGCAGCGCCAGCCGGGGATCGTCCCAGGGGTCGGCTGCCAGCTTCGCGCGGGCCGCTCGCCGTTTGGCGGACAGAGCGCGGACGAGGGATATCACGTCGTCACGCAGCCGCTCGGCGCCGGGAACCTCGCGGGTCTTCTGCCATGCCACGTGCCCGGCGGCGGCCTCGGTCCAGCCGTCGGACGTCCCGGCGGCCACGTGCACACCGGGCAGCACGACGAAGCCGTCGTGATCGGCCTCGCCGCGCAGCCGGATCTGCTGCTGGGGCTGGCCGTGCTCGGCGACCAGTGCCGCCATGTGCCGGGCCACCGCGTTCTTCAGCTCAGACAGCGTGGTGGGGCAGCCGGCATCGGCGATCGCGCGCTCAAGCGCGCGGGCGAACACACTGAACGGCCTGATCTCCGGCTTTGCGCGGACATACCTGGACACCTCGCCGGGAGAACACGGAAACAGCCAGGCGACGTTCCGCCGCGCGGCTCCGGAAACCCTCCTCTGCGACCACGCGGTCCGCGAGACGCCCGATTTGACGTTCTCGTGGTATCCCTCCCGGCAGGCGTCCACCAGAAAGAGCACCCCGGCCGCCGGGCTGCTCTCGATGACGGTCTCCCACGCGGTCAGCGGCACCGCGACGTCGGCCAGCCGCAGCCACTGCAGATCCGCGTCCGTCGGCAACAGGTAGTCGACGTTGTCGTTGTGCGCACCATGGCCGCTCAGATAGACGAGCAGGGTGTCATCGGGGCGCGCGGCCGCGAGGAAACGGCTGACCTCCGTGAACACCCGCGTCCGCCCGACGCGTCCGCCGCCGTCCACCACGTCGACCGCACAGCCGCGCGTCTCCAACGCCACGGCCACGTCGACCAGGTCATCGGTGACGAAAGGCAGGTCCTCGATACCCGGGTCGTCGTATTCGGCCACACCTAACAGCAGCGCACGGAACTGACCCACGCTCTTCCCTCAAACGGATGGCCGACGGGATTCGGCGGACATCTTATTCCCCATTTCCCGGCCATGCCCGCGCCTTCACAGCATTCGGGTCATGAAAGGCCGCCCGCTCATCCGGCCTTGACCAGCAGCCGCCGCGGCCGGTAGGCGAACGCGTCGTCGTTCCACCGCACCGCCGCCAGGTCCTCCTGCGCGCGCAACCCCG
This window encodes:
- a CDS encoding HD domain-containing protein — encoded protein: MGQFRALLLGVAEYDDPGIEDLPFVTDDLVDVAVALETRGCAVDVVDGGGRVGRTRVFTEVSRFLAAARPDDTLLVYLSGHGAHNDNVDYLLPTDADLQWLRLADVAVPLTAWETVIESSPAAGVLFLVDACREGYHENVKSGVSRTAWSQRRVSGAARRNVAWLFPCSPGEVSRYVRAKPEIRPFSVFARALERAIADAGCPTTLSELKNAVARHMAALVAEHGQPQQQIRLRGEADHDGFVVLPGVHVAAGTSDGWTEAAAGHVAWQKTREVPGAERLRDDVISLVRALSAKRRAARAKLAADPWDDPRLALRMAERTSFLLGSLLNDLRLSPAEAALVVALPFIHDAYWAGTAAAASVVRPAGLAAVTMPTPEREAFEAYVRKHPRLLRRGLAAGQRTGAEIGWWLLHRWITGRAGAYDPQAIGALLAGQGSTGRLFGEVLEPGRLSEMMRLLYADAGFIARTDRPKGLSASVVIAPGLLGEQELRERMVGHLVIVAHRMAIETTRLSSVIVDHVGIAKPVVPVDVLRSIDEARWEPRGAGRVLRAACSHPAVEVALRDHVGNVDRLLTDIRTSEDPSLAPLAGLPGHADADQVRAAENDGGTAYTSAGIRFVLDEERVQELLMGEQLYGDEDLAIREIYQNALDACRYRKARTEYLRRTGAELPAWEGHIRFTQGIDDQGRPYIDCADNGIGMGVRELRDVFAQAGARFAELPEFLEEQAEWEALDPPVKLYPNSQFGIGVLSYFMLADEITVTTCRLGRDGTPGRRLRVSIAGPGTLFHIQDQGPGTDAGTVVRLHLRTAGDKSPVSCTDTLRLILWFSEFRVEAVDSVNVEVWLPNVLQERHFKGNRHPVPGMPVWWCDGQGAELADGLKTQSMSFGVIVNLTGENMPELSVDRKFLLNSPRNMKIVTQVLSDAVHVFSEPDGPLASFDWLCEFVENQPVVADLIFETVMAEERPLSLNGRSLDFRKAGLLSPDRHLVRPVDSYRRGDYFTQRLANRRERRGAEPLTDHLMEWRLASLSSDRPAAGERARPSDAILLDTHPMSLNTVRGRRHSWLPVDDPVPAHHIVSVAIRTGYTIGDMARRLQALGFQVPSALLEVGDPEPTDLMLLSTNLNGVRLWIRAHDEAGRLLPVAIGHVVAAAAQFGQPIRVVADRLTALGFAVPAPLSRLGAAEPADRIIVSQDLDGTLPWLRPYDGLGRPEPVAAGHVLAAAAQLRREVAVVAQRLTEFGYVVPDDLRKRGQVEPQHQVLMSRNLDGCAPMISGTRAVPIGHVLFAAERLGHSIEGVAERLTALGFQVPDTIGEADRRDLVIVSAWLNGEPPWRVMEERLRSTDVIDIARKVHRPVGELAGRLSRLGFEVPEALCDAGETQPNDHLLVMRDLMAESPYSLRQWDESGRPVPVPLGHLVAAAEKLGGSIGQAGRRLAQLGYLVSPASLDLGKPRSGDRLITSRDLTGEWPWLGDSVVPLGHLVTTAQRLGRPREAIAQRLRELGFTVPALPGQSISGDDLVLMSRELALLPAADAMHSRQISECGWWLDQEEPVPIWNVVAGAAQLNLGIPEVVMRLLGLGFDVPDVPMTKL